One genomic segment of Sminthopsis crassicaudata isolate SCR6 chromosome 4, ASM4859323v1, whole genome shotgun sequence includes these proteins:
- the MRPS7 gene encoding small ribosomal subunit protein uS7m, producing the protein MGLGRVLEPAKMAAPMASSARCLWRLGSGVRRTLQPLPGLTQVRWSRYDTDYKEPQLNKDYYLKPLEKLTDEEKFERDLKTTQIFKAPPPSKTSSLFEDPVISKFINMMMKGGNKVLARSLMTETLELLKRKQFQKYHEATAEQRGSIECNPYTIFHQALHNCQPVLGLVSILKGGRFYQVPAPLTDKRRSFLAMKWMIQECREKKPRRMLMPEKLSHELLEAFHNQGPVIKKKHELHKMAEANRAFAHYRWW; encoded by the exons ATGGGGCTTGGGAGAGTCCTGGAGCCAGCCAAGATGGCTGCTCCCATGGCGAGCTCGGCGCGCTGCCTCTGGAGGCTGGGATCTGGAGTGCGGAGGACTCTCCAGCCTCTACCGGG ACTGACACAGGTGAGATGGAGCCGCTATGACACTGATTACAAGGAACCCCAGCTTAATAAAGACTACTATCTTAAGCCCTTGGAGAAGCTGACTGACGAGGAGAAGTTTGAGCGGGATCTCAAAACCACACAGATCTTCAAAGCTCCCCCCCCATCAAAGACGAGCTCGTTGTTTGAAGACCCAGTGATCAG TAAATTCATCAACATGATGATGAAAGGAGGAAACAAAGTCCTGGCCAGATCCCTGATGACTGAG ACTCTGGAACTCCTCAAGAGGAAGCAATTTCAGAAATACCACGAAGCCACTGCCGAGCAGCGGGGATCCATTGAATGCAACCCTTATACAATCTTCCACCAAGCCCTACACAACTGTCAGCCTGTCCTGGGCCTGGTCAGCATTTTAAAAGGTGGCCGCTTCTATCAG GTCCCAGCCCCTCTGACTGACAAGCGCCGAAGTTTCTTGGCTATGAAATGGATGATTCAAGAATGCCGGGAGAAGAAGCCTCGCCGAATGCTGATGCCAGAAAAGCTGTCTCATGAGTTACTGGAGGCCTTTCACAATCAAGGCCCTGTCATCAAGAAGAAGCATGAGTTGCACAAGATGGCAGAAGCTAACCGAGCCTTTGCCCACTACCGTTGGTGGTAA
- the MIF4GD gene encoding MIF4G domain-containing protein, whose amino-acid sequence MGEPGGEEYEIHSFDAETQRLLKTALKEPGAVDLEKVANVIVDQSLKDCMFSKEAGRICYTIIQAESKQASQSVFRRGLLNRLQQEYQTREQLRARSLQGWVCYVTFICNIFDYLRVNNMPMMALVNPVYDCLFRLAQPDSLHKEEEVDCLVLQLHRIGEQLEKMNGQRMDELFGLLRDGFLLQDGLSSLSQLLLLELIEFRAAGWRTTPAAQKYYYSEVSD is encoded by the exons ATGGGTGAGCCAGGCGGAGAAGAATatgaaatccattcctttgatgCTGAAACCCAGAGATTATTGAAAACTGCCCTCAAAG AACCTGGTGCTGTGGATTTGGAGAAAGTGGCCAATGTGATTGTGGACCAATCCCTGAAAGACTGTATGTTCAGCAAGGAAGCCGGACGCATTTGCTACACCATCATTCAG GCAGAGAGCAAGCAAGCCAGCCAGAGCGTCTTCCGTCGGGGCCTCCTCAACCGGCTGCAGCAGGAGTACCAGACCCGGGAGCAGCTCCGAGCTCGATCCCTGCAGGGCTGGGTCTGCTATGTCACCTTCATCTGCAACATCTTTGACTACCTGAGG GTAAACAACATGCCCATGATGGCTTTGGTCAACCCTGTCTATGATTGCCTTTTTCGACTGGCACAGCCTGATAGCCTACACAAGGAGGAGGAG GTGGACTGCCTGGTGTTACAACTACACCGAATTGGAGAACAGCTGGAGAAAATGAATGGACAGAGGATGGATGAGCTGTTTGGTCTGCTACGTGACGGCTTCCTGCTCCAGGATGGGCTCAGCTCCCTGTCCCAACTCTTGCTTCTGGAGCTTATTGAATTCCGGGCTGCTGGCTGGAGGACCACACCTGCTGCCCAAAAATATTATTACAGTGAGGTTTCAGACTAG